Genomic segment of Prochlorococcus marinus CUG1417:
CAAGTTTTGTGAAAGATGGAGCAGTGATTATCGATGTTGGAATACATAGATTAAAAAGTTCTGATAAAGATAAAACCAGATTATGTGGGGATGTATTATTAGAGGACGTCATACCTAAAGTTTTTGCTTATACTCCCGTTCCAGGAGGTGTTGGACCAATGACGGTAACAATGTTACTTGTAAATACTATTTTTAGCTGGCAAAAACAATTTGGGCTATCATCAACAATTAATGACCTTCTGCCATAAACTTTGAGATGAAAAAATTTATTAAAGGAATAAAATGACTGAAGTTCTCGAAAATATTTCTGATTTTGAAAAATATCTTACAAGTACAAAAAAGATAGTAGAAGAAGCTCTTGATTTTTCTCTAGGTCCGGAAAAACCAGAAATACTTAGGGAATCAATGAGATATTCTCTTTTGGCTGGAGGAAAAAGAATACGTCCAATTTTATGTTTAGCATCTTGTTCGCTAGCTGGAGGAAAACCTTCACTTGCTGTACCTACTGCTGTAGCAATAGAAATGATTCATACAATGTCCTTAATTCATGATGATTTGCCCGCTATGGACAATGATGACTTACGACGAGGTAGGCCAACGAATCATAAAGTATATGGAGATGCAATAGCTATTCTTGCTGGCGATGCATTATTAACTAGAGCCTTTGAGATGGTCTCTTTAAGAAGTCCTGGAGTTGAACCAACTAGATTATTAAATGTAATTGGAGAACTTTCCTTAGTTGCTGGCGCTCCTGGGCTGGTAGGTGGGCAAGTTGTTGATTTAGAATGTGAAGGTAAAGAAGTTGACCTTGAAACACTCGAGTATATACATCTTCATAAGACTGGGGCTTTATTGAAAGCTTGCGTAAGAACAGGAGCTATGATAGCTGGAGCTAATGAAAAACTATTGAGAGCTCTTACAACATATGCCGAGGGTATTGGATTAGCCTTTCAAATTATTGATGATATCCTTGATTTAACATCGAGTAGTGAAAAACTTGGTAAAACTGCCGGCAAAGATCTTTTGGCTGACAAAACCACTTACCCTAAATTACTTGGAATGGAGAATTCAAAGAAAAAAGCATTTGATTTGGTGGAAAAAGCAAAAAAAGCAATCGAACCATGGGGATCAGATGCAAACTATTTAATATCCTTAGCTGACTTTATTACAAATAGAGACCGATAAATATTAGTTTATGTATGAGTTTTTTGCCTTCTTAAATAATGAAGTACTTTTCTGGAGCTTATTTTCCTGTTTACTAGCACAATTTTTTAAAATCATATTTAATTTCTTTTCGACTGGAGAAATAAGATTTGGAATTATGTTCGAGACAGGCGGCATGCCTTCAAGTCATTCCGCCTTAATAACAGGTGCTACGTCTGGTATAGGTTATGAATTAGGATTTGATAGCTCAATATTCGCCTTAGCAGTTGCTGTAGCACTTATAGTCATGTATGACGCTAGTGGTGTTAGAAAATCAGCAGGAATTCAAGCAGCCGAAATCAATAAACTATCAAAAAAACTAGACCCTCAATCTGAATTGCTTTTAAAGGAAACCCTTGGCCATACAAAAATCGAGGTCATGGTGGGGAGTTTTTTAGGACCATTAATCACTTTGCCTGGCATTTTTTTTCTAGGTTCTCCTCAAAAAATATTTGATTTGATAATAAATTAAGAATCCTTTGAAAAACTAATTTGTGTAGCATTGATAAAGTTTTTTGCGACTTCTGGAGAACTTGGCATATGTAAGTGAATCCAGCTTGCATGTAATTTCTTATCAAAAAAGCCTTCATTTTTGTATTCAGTTTTCCAAGATTTAATTTTCCATGGGGAAGAAAGTTTCTTTTTATGCTCAGCTTTTCTTAAATCAAGTTCAGATAAATTATTTTCAATTTCCCAATAATGAAATTCATGTCCTCTAATTAATTGATTTTGTTTAATGATCGGAGTATCTTTTAAACCCTCAATGTATCTATAACCTACTGAAAGTTTACTTTTTTTTGATCTAAAAGGAAGGATGCCACTCATTTTATGATTTTTACCATTTTCATCTTTTATAAAGTCTCCTAAAATCATCATCCCTCCGCACTCTGCATATATAAATCCATTTTTGCGGAATTTCCTTAACGAATTTAAGCTTTTTATAGAGTTACTTATATGATCAGCATATTTTTCAGGGAATCCCCCGGGAATAATTAAAGAAGAAGCCTCATTAGGTATTTCTTCATCATCATAAATACTCCATGAAATCAATGGAATTCCTATTTCACTCAAAAACTCTTTAGTTTCAGGGTATTGAAAATGAAAGATTTTATCTTCTGCAATTGCGATAGGTTTACTCTTATCTATTTTAAAATCTTCAAAGCTGACAGAATTAAATTTTTTCTTTCGAGGGGATTTCAGGAATTTAAAAAGAGAAAATATATCAAGATTTCTTTCGGCAAAATTTGCAAAATATTCAACATCAATTTCTTTACCATTATCCAATGGAGGTATTAAACCTAAATTAGCTTTGTTTAAAGTTATTTTTGAATCAGATGGTAAAAAACCAAGAATTTCGATGTCTTCATTTTTAAACACTTCTTTGATTAATTTTTTATGTCTATCTGAATTAACGTTATTAAATATAATTCCTACTATTGACAACTCACTATCGAAATCTCTAAAACCTCTAACACTAGCCAAAAGAGATGCTACTTGACCTCTAGCATTAACAATAAAAATTACTGGGGCATTGAGAAGTTTAGAGATATTTGCTGTACTGGAATAGGTTGTTGACCCTAATCCATCGAATAGACCCATTGCCCCTTCAATCAATGAGAATTCATATTTCAAAGAATGTTTGAAAAAACTTTCTTGAACCCATTCCTCACCACTTAAAAAAATATCTAAATTCCTACAAGTAGGTTGGCCAATTGAACTAAGTTGTTGTTGATCAAGATAATCTGGGCCAACCTTGAAAGTTTGTATCTTTATACCTTTTGAGAACGCCCAACAAGATATCAAAAGAGATAAAGTAGTTTTCCCACTATCAGTTGAAGGAGAAGATATTACACAAGGCATTTATAAGTTTTTAAAACCATTAAATATTTGAAGGGCTATTT
This window contains:
- a CDS encoding polyprenyl synthetase family protein, whose amino-acid sequence is MTEVLENISDFEKYLTSTKKIVEEALDFSLGPEKPEILRESMRYSLLAGGKRIRPILCLASCSLAGGKPSLAVPTAVAIEMIHTMSLIHDDLPAMDNDDLRRGRPTNHKVYGDAIAILAGDALLTRAFEMVSLRSPGVEPTRLLNVIGELSLVAGAPGLVGGQVVDLECEGKEVDLETLEYIHLHKTGALLKACVRTGAMIAGANEKLLRALTTYAEGIGLAFQIIDDILDLTSSSEKLGKTAGKDLLADKTTYPKLLGMENSKKKAFDLVEKAKKAIEPWGSDANYLISLADFITNRDR
- a CDS encoding divergent PAP2 family protein, whose translation is MYEFFAFLNNEVLFWSLFSCLLAQFFKIIFNFFSTGEIRFGIMFETGGMPSSHSALITGATSGIGYELGFDSSIFALAVAVALIVMYDASGVRKSAGIQAAEINKLSKKLDPQSELLLKETLGHTKIEVMVGSFLGPLITLPGIFFLGSPQKIFDLIIN
- a CDS encoding cobyrinate a,c-diamide synthase — its product is MPCVISSPSTDSGKTTLSLLISCWAFSKGIKIQTFKVGPDYLDQQQLSSIGQPTCRNLDIFLSGEEWVQESFFKHSLKYEFSLIEGAMGLFDGLGSTTYSSTANISKLLNAPVIFIVNARGQVASLLASVRGFRDFDSELSIVGIIFNNVNSDRHKKLIKEVFKNEDIEILGFLPSDSKITLNKANLGLIPPLDNGKEIDVEYFANFAERNLDIFSLFKFLKSPRKKKFNSVSFEDFKIDKSKPIAIAEDKIFHFQYPETKEFLSEIGIPLISWSIYDDEEIPNEASSLIIPGGFPEKYADHISNSIKSLNSLRKFRKNGFIYAECGGMMILGDFIKDENGKNHKMSGILPFRSKKSKLSVGYRYIEGLKDTPIIKQNQLIRGHEFHYWEIENNLSELDLRKAEHKKKLSSPWKIKSWKTEYKNEGFFDKKLHASWIHLHMPSSPEVAKNFINATQISFSKDS